One Nicotiana sylvestris chromosome 12, ASM39365v2, whole genome shotgun sequence genomic window carries:
- the LOC104211384 gene encoding disease resistance protein At4g27190-like, protein MALQAITTVLEPIMDYIVKPIGQQLGYLISYRSNIQNPKVEMEKLNNLREDVEQSKEEVESNLEIIGDGVKDWLKNTTEIQKVTTTIFPSEADIGKGCLRQGLISRYVLSRKAKKMTNTVIQQQIDGRNYEKFSHLAPPVESWIGSKIDSDDGMSRQLVLAIIIESLNDEEINMIAICGPGSVGKSRMVEKVIAKVEGKKLFNKIVSATVTQQFNMEKLQSLIAEALGLKLDERSEMMRVNKLKARLKMENKFLLVLDDVWQKLDLEKIGIPLGKEHEGCKVIVTSRSHEVCSSLLLKGIKIFTIKSLSKKESWDLFRRNVGDRINDPVLNKIAQEIAKECGGLPLAILTVASTLKDKSQEIWIGGLAQLRSVLPNNITGLGDVFNSLKLSYDHIESDEARKLYLHCSLFPEDYSIPLEILAIRGMSLGMFIDVNSLQEAKIRVNFLVDKLTNYFLLQKGKDDSSVIMHDAFRDLAIYITSREQHLFGINHDFKLKEWPRDIHHEEVTCISVRLTTTVKHPKTLNCPRLELLVLETRKTSVSLHDDIFQGSRALKTIEISRMKFSLLPSSIGLLKNLRMLRLIDCEMENISMIGELVNLEILSLRYSRFNVFPAELRRLEKLKLLDLKCCKSITSIAPGTLSNFVELEELDMMGCHRVGWEVGNKVNEMRNVSLVELKAMQNLTSLRVDIISDKAIPKDTSLPGNLKEYFIRITPDNRLMSSIPPNQYSKTIQCVLNAKHVVDWIQKIVVGVEHLVLEESLAKHIIDLLARESFQHVKRLEINSCHEVIYIANTSDLINLGKTPGRYACFAKP, encoded by the coding sequence ATGGCGTTACAAGCTATAACAACTGTTCTAGAGCCAATTATGGACTACATAGTCAAACCAATTGGACAACaacttggttatctgatttctTATAGGAGCAACATTCAGAATCCGAAAGTTGAAATGGAGAAGCTGAATAATCTTAGAGAAGATGTGGAACAGTCAAAGGAGGAGGTTGAGAGTAATTTGGAAATTATTGGAGATGGTGTTAAGGACTGGCTAAAAAAcacaactgaaatccaaaaagtGACCACCACTATTTTTCCAAGTGAAGCTGATATTGGAAAAGGATGCCTAAGGCAAGGTTTGATTTCGCGTTATGTGTTGAGTAGGAAAGCTAAGAAGATGACTAATACTGTCATTCAACAACAAATTGATGGGAGAAATTATGAGAAATTTAGCCATCTTGCTCCTCCAGTTGAGTCGTGGATTGGGAGTAAGATAGACTCTGATGATGGTATGTCAAGACAATTAGTCTTGGCTATTATCATCGAATCTCTAAATGATGAGGAGATCAATATGATTGCGATATGTGGTCCGGGTAGTGTTGGCAAGTCGAGAATGGTAGAAAAAGTTATTGCAAAGGTCGAAGGAAAAAAATTGTTTAATAAGATTGTGTCCGCGACAGTTACCCAGCAATTCAACATGGAAAAGCTTCAATCCTTAATTGCAGAAGCGTTGGGCCTAAAGCTCGATGAAAGGAGTGAGATGATGAGGGTTAACAAACTGAAAGCAAGATTAAAGATGGAGAATAAATTTCTCCTAGTTTTAGACGATGTTTGGCAAAAGCTGGATCTGGAAAAAATAGGAATTCCCTTGGGAAAGGAGCACGAAGGTTGTAAGGTCATAGTAACATCGAGAAGCCACGAAGTATGCTCTTCTTTGCTTTTGAAGGGGATAAAGATTTTCACAATAAAGTCATTGTCCAAAAAAGAATCATGGGATCTCTTTAGAAGAAATGTTGGTGATAGAATCAATGATCCTGTCTTGAATAAAATTGCACAAGAAATTGCAAAGGAATGTGGGGGATTACCCCTTGCAATATTAACTGTTGCAAGTACATTGAAGGACAAAAGTCAGGAAATTTGGATAGGTGGACTTGCACAACTAAGATCAGTCCTGCCAAACAACATCACAGGATTGGGAGATGTATTTAATTCTTTGAAGCTTTCTTACGATCATATAGAGAGTGATGAAGCGAGGAAGTTGTATTTACATTGTTCTTTATTCCCAGAAGACTACTCTATACCTCTGGAAATTCTTGCCATACGTGGAATGAGTTTGGGCATGTTCATAGACGTTAATAGTCTTCAAGAAGCTAAGATAAGGGTGAACTTCTTAGTTGATAAGCTCACAAACTATTTCCTGCTACAAAAGGGCAAGGACGATAGCTCGGTCATAATGCATGATGCTTTTCGAGATTTAGCCATATATATTACATCTAGAGAACAACATCTTTTTGGGATAAACCATGATTTTAAGCTAAAAGAGTGGCCGAGGGATATTCACCATGAAGAGGTGACCTGCATTTCAGTACGCTTAACTACAACAGTAAAGCATCCAAAAACATTAAATTGCCCGAGATTGGAGCTCTTAGTATTAGAAACACGGAAAACGTCTGTCTCTCTGCATGATGATATTTTTCAAGGGTCGAGAGCGCTTAAAACAATTGAAATATCTCGCATGAAATTTTCGCTGTTGCCTTCATCAATTGGATTGCTGAAGAATTTGCGCATGCTAAGATTGATTGATTGCGAGATGGAGAATATATCAATGATAGGTGAGCTAGTTAACCTTGAGATTCTGAGCTTGAGATATTCAAGATTTAATGTTTTTCCAGCTGAACTCAGAAGGCTAGAGAAGCTCAAGTTGTTGGATTTAAAATGTTGTAAATCCATTACAAGTATTGCACCAGGCACTCTATCAAATTTTGTTGAGTTAGAAGAACTTGACATGATGGGTTGTCATAGAGTTGGATGGGAAGTGGGAAACAAAGTGAATGAGATGAGAAATGTTTCACTTGTTGAATTGAAGGCAATGCAGAATTTGACCTCGCTAAGAGTTGATATCATCTCTGACAAGGCTATCCCAAAAGATACAAGTCTTCCGGGCAACCTGAAAGAATATTTCATACGCATAACACCGGATAATCGTCTTATGTCCTCTATTCCTCCTAATCAGTACTCTAAGACGATACAATGTGTATTAAATGCAAAACATGTAGTGGATTGGATTCAAAAAATTGTAGTGGGTGTTGAACACTTGGTGTTGGAAGAAAGTCTGGCAAAGCATATAATTGATTTGTTGGCTAGAGAAAGTTTCCAGCATGTGAAGAGGTTAGAAATCAACAGCTGTCATGAAGTTATATATATTGCAAATACATCGGATTTGATCAATCTCGGGAAAACTCCAGGCCGATATGCTTGTTTTGCTAAACCTTGA
- the LOC104211383 gene encoding uncharacterized protein, with protein sequence MWGCKKLEQVFLLEEENLGGGRGIQIDKVRFPRLEKIQLYNLEALNGFCNGIHNIQLPSLHTLTISKLPNIRGFFPNDDSLSTEPNHSANTQSLFRKEDTLRSLRHLEPCYLDDAMLFHNQLLSRCCFRKLDSLSMSKCKNVAPCLFMDVVNDDAPSAKDEEEQGEKVSETSLFPHLTKLILSDLPDLRSLVSQNMQKVPFGYNLKAVYVGFCKRLLHFSSLAVARTFAQQVENMSFVVCNEMKHVFVLEENEVEGADQSQICDIQFPMLRKLKLSYLPAMASFCKGANNIDFPNLNEIYISASNNLKGFVIPTDGDQSSDMPYLFGSKAFYFERALYS encoded by the exons ATGTGGGGCTGTAAGAAGTTGGAACAAGTGTTCCTCCTAGAGGAAGAAAATCTGGGTGGTGGACGTGGAATCCAGATTGATAAGGTCAGGTTCCCCAGATTGGAGAAAATACAGCTTTACAATTTAGAAGCACTAAACGGTTTCTGCAATGGGATTCACAACATCCAGCTCCCTAGTTTACATACCTTGACTATCAGCAAATTACCTAACATCAGAGGATTCTTCCCCAATGATGATAGCCTTTCAACAGAACCCAACCATAGTGCGAACACGCAATCCCTTTTCAGAAAAGAG GACACGTTGAGAAGTTTAAGGCATCTGGAACCCTGCTATTTGGATGATGCAATGCTGTTTCACAACCAATTACTTTCCCGCTGCTGCTTCAGAAAACTTGACTCTTTAAGTATGTCGAAATGCAAGAATGTGGCTCCTTGTTTGTTTATGGATGTCGTGAATGATGACGCTCCAAGTGCAAAGGATGAAGAAGAACAAGGAGAAAAGGTTTCTGAGACCTCCCTATTTCCTCATTTAACAAAACTAATTCTCTCAGACCTGCCAGATTTAAGGTCTCTTGTTTCACAGAATATGCAAAAGGTTCCGTTTGGTTATAACTTGAAAGCAGTATATGTAGGCTTCTGCAAGAGACTACTTCATTTCTCTTCACTAGCTGTAGCCAGGACTTTTGCACAGCAAGTTGAAAATATGTCATTTGTTGTTTGTAATGAGATGAAACACGTATTTGTTTTAGAGGAGAATGAGGTGGAAGGTGCTGATCAAAGTCAGATCTGTGACATCCAGTTTCCGATGTTGCGGAAGTTGAAACTTAGCTATTTACCGGCAATGGCGAGTTTTTGCAAGGGGGCTAACAACATTGACTTCCCAAATTTGAATGAAATATACATTAGTGCCTCGAACAACTTAAAAGGTTTTGTGATTCCCACAGATGGAGATCAATCCAGTGACATGCCTTACCTATTTGGAAGTAAG GCATTTTACTTTGAAAGAGCACTGTATAGCTAA